The following coding sequences are from one Leptolyngbya sp. NIES-3755 window:
- a CDS encoding GCN5-related N-acetyltransferase (similar to AA sequence:cyanobase_aa:Tery_3397), producing MNLSIRPLQENELPLADHVFRLAFGTFIGLPQPTDFGGDAQYIQPRWHINPKAAFAAEVDGKLVGSNIATCWGSVGTFGPLTVHPDFWERGIAQRLIEPAIDQFAQWGTQQAGLFTFPNSPKHHALYQKFGFYPRFLTFVMAKPIQAVQQDLPGTRYSQLDAQEQSACLKACATLTDAIYAGLDVSREIEAVQSQKLGDTVLLWDDLGLAGFAVCHCGAGSEAGSGVCYIKFAAVRPGKQAGEQFEQLLDRCEAYGASQKMVRLMAGVNTSHDAAYRSLLDRQFRTEITGVVMHKPNEVGYHRPDVFVLDDWR from the coding sequence ATGAACCTCTCAATTCGCCCCCTTCAAGAAAACGAACTTCCCCTGGCTGATCATGTTTTTCGGCTTGCTTTCGGGACGTTTATTGGATTGCCTCAACCCACAGATTTTGGGGGTGATGCACAGTACATTCAACCGCGATGGCACATCAATCCTAAAGCAGCATTTGCGGCTGAGGTCGATGGAAAACTGGTTGGCTCTAACATTGCAACCTGTTGGGGTAGCGTTGGTACGTTTGGACCGCTCACGGTTCACCCCGACTTTTGGGAACGAGGCATTGCTCAACGGTTGATTGAACCTGCGATCGATCAGTTTGCTCAGTGGGGAACTCAACAGGCTGGCTTGTTTACTTTTCCCAATAGTCCGAAGCACCATGCCCTCTATCAGAAGTTTGGCTTTTATCCTCGCTTTCTCACCTTTGTGATGGCGAAGCCGATTCAGGCAGTTCAGCAAGATTTACCTGGAACGAGATATTCTCAACTCGATGCACAGGAACAATCCGCGTGTCTCAAGGCGTGTGCAACGCTAACCGATGCCATTTATGCAGGATTGGATGTCTCGCGTGAAATTGAAGCCGTGCAGTCTCAAAAGTTGGGAGACACTGTTTTGCTCTGGGATGATCTGGGACTAGCCGGATTTGCCGTTTGTCATTGTGGGGCAGGGAGCGAAGCAGGAAGCGGAGTCTGTTATATCAAGTTTGCAGCCGTGCGCCCAGGTAAACAAGCTGGAGAACAGTTTGAACAGTTACTCGATCGATGTGAAGCGTATGGAGCTTCTCAAAAGATGGTGCGGTTGATGGCGGGTGTGAATACAAGCCATGATGCAGCCTATCGCAGCCTGCTCGATCGACAGTTTCGCACGGAGATTACTGGAGTCGTTATGCACAAGCCCAATGAAGTTGGCTACCATCGCCCAGATGTGTTTGTGTTAGACGATTGGCGCTAA
- a CDS encoding serine/threonine protein kinase (similar to AA sequence:cyanobase_aa:Ava_1700), with the protein MTRSRLSASPGIDAKGWFEFLFQYPCPVQIKVDSLTEIGGSSTATICLGDGVGAYLEQQGNGTGYSLLYFDEDFLPPYDLLETQDYHPSQHDFDHLFQVDYSWLSDRQITEADIQAVDQQMLFILYHSIYARKGLIFYNNILESVFKQQSWYCPRYSTAEFKTARINQLTPIEQFNAKFLKSRFLSKL; encoded by the coding sequence GTGACACGCTCCCGATTGTCTGCCTCTCCGGGGATTGATGCGAAAGGCTGGTTTGAATTTTTGTTTCAATATCCTTGCCCAGTTCAAATTAAAGTCGATAGTTTGACGGAAATAGGAGGGTCATCCACAGCAACGATTTGCTTAGGCGATGGTGTGGGCGCTTATCTAGAGCAGCAGGGAAACGGCACAGGGTACAGTCTGCTCTACTTTGACGAAGACTTTTTGCCACCTTATGATTTGTTGGAAACGCAAGACTACCATCCGTCTCAGCACGACTTCGACCACCTGTTTCAGGTCGATTACTCGTGGTTGTCCGATCGACAAATCACCGAAGCAGACATTCAAGCTGTAGATCAGCAAATGCTATTCATCCTGTATCACTCCATCTATGCCCGTAAAGGATTAATTTTCTATAACAACATTCTCGAATCCGTGTTCAAGCAGCAATCTTGGTACTGTCCGCGTTACTCTACGGCAGAATTTAAGACAGCAAGAATAAACCAACTCACCCCGATCGAGCAATTTAACGCCAAGTTTCTTAAGTCCCGATTTTTAAGCAAGCTATAG
- a CDS encoding transcriptional regulator, AraC family (similar to AA sequence:cyanobase_aa:LBDG_08930) → MSSPSHWQNIELVHLLQPPHEMPNACLPLHTLIVLPSSALINSTIDGVTRQQAIAPGEMMIVPANIEQAARWTTDFEMIAIELSPSLFAQVSEDATNCSSVELAPQFATPDPLVHQLGLSLISVLKQNPTGSRLYAETTAAMLSVHLLQHYGHRKLEYKQYADGLSLYRLRQVIEYIHAHLDQELGLAELAAIAHLSPHYFARLFKQSTGMSPHQFVIQQRVERAKSLLLAGQDSIADIAQQVGFANQAHLNVHIKRSFGVTPRMILEQRKNR, encoded by the coding sequence ATGAGTAGTCCCAGTCATTGGCAAAATATTGAGCTAGTTCATCTACTCCAGCCTCCGCACGAAATGCCGAATGCGTGTTTGCCCTTGCATACTCTGATCGTTCTTCCGAGTTCGGCGTTGATCAACTCCACGATCGACGGTGTGACTCGGCAACAAGCGATCGCTCCCGGCGAGATGATGATTGTTCCTGCAAACATCGAGCAGGCTGCTCGGTGGACTACTGACTTTGAGATGATCGCGATCGAACTTTCTCCATCTCTATTTGCTCAAGTGAGCGAGGATGCGACGAATTGTAGTTCAGTCGAGCTAGCTCCGCAATTTGCCACACCTGATCCGTTAGTGCATCAACTCGGTTTGTCGCTGATCTCTGTGCTAAAACAGAATCCAACTGGAAGCCGTTTGTATGCAGAAACCACTGCGGCAATGTTATCGGTTCATCTGCTTCAACATTACGGTCACCGAAAGCTAGAGTACAAACAGTATGCAGACGGATTATCACTGTATAGACTCCGCCAAGTGATTGAGTATATTCATGCTCATCTGGATCAAGAATTGGGTCTAGCAGAACTCGCTGCGATCGCTCATCTCAGTCCACATTACTTTGCAAGATTGTTCAAGCAATCCACTGGAATGTCACCGCATCAATTTGTGATTCAACAGCGAGTTGAACGAGCGAAATCTTTACTATTAGCAGGTCAAGATTCGATCGCCGATATTGCTCAGCAAGTCGGATTTGCCAATCAAGCGCATCTGAATGTGCATATTAAGCGATCGTTCGGTGTCACACCTAGAATGATTCTCGAACAGCGCAAGAATCGATAA
- a CDS encoding hypothetical protein (similar to AA sequence:cyanobase_aa:LBDG_44020): protein MLRRTLPSQSNEHLRRWQANLALFTLFGFGSLVTIMPARADQEGYIDNFPGGVKVTANTFDPRTATTKPTTFLNSPDLLASAINTAWNEVGKGVTSQKLKEGLHREFKEGMTLYDIDPNMASLSEMRAIDLGNNKIGLKLIFRGNTIRAHSTTPDIALGIGVGKYADPALEVTYDLELKMVMTVPNLGESLRADELAVKVSNAKVDAKNASGEVIKAIGSLIDFLGGPDFKAEVERNINATKIDITKTVNRSLAELSSDSFNKITQLIQGASSHGTTHLYATIADGRLVISTTLYPPDAVYNGLGTITGAVRWAKDKGYPASRDCSFLKISASVQSAESQPMTFEPPMKRNIGQLIPPPVFRETNSSYECHYTLSGLPYDIGLRLEATGSPTNWVGSTLVVGSALPSNWSGWIKIQPPLINPGDLVSEGKIPSVAGLPSTNPSRTELNPQPLPPRRIGRSSPSVSNPVRSIDRPNIVVDRVDRDASITGTSALLNRKNPSGRGSVSEIDFDLSFGSGTSPVIH from the coding sequence ATGCTGAGACGGACTTTGCCTAGTCAATCAAACGAGCATTTAAGAAGATGGCAAGCAAATCTAGCTTTGTTCACCTTATTTGGATTTGGATCTTTGGTCACGATCATGCCTGCTAGGGCAGATCAGGAAGGCTACATTGATAATTTTCCGGGCGGTGTGAAAGTCACAGCAAATACGTTTGACCCCAGAACAGCAACAACAAAACCGACAACATTTCTCAATAGTCCAGACTTACTTGCGAGTGCGATTAACACTGCATGGAATGAAGTTGGCAAAGGAGTCACCTCTCAAAAACTGAAAGAGGGACTACACAGGGAATTTAAAGAGGGAATGACGCTTTATGACATTGATCCCAATATGGCTTCTCTGAGCGAAATGAGAGCGATCGATCTAGGAAACAACAAAATCGGACTCAAACTCATCTTTCGCGGCAATACCATCAGAGCGCATTCTACGACTCCTGATATTGCCTTGGGAATTGGTGTCGGGAAGTACGCTGATCCAGCTTTGGAGGTCACTTACGATCTGGAACTCAAGATGGTCATGACCGTCCCTAATTTGGGCGAATCGCTCCGGGCAGATGAATTGGCTGTAAAGGTTTCCAATGCTAAAGTCGATGCCAAAAATGCTTCTGGAGAAGTGATCAAAGCGATCGGGTCACTGATTGATTTTCTAGGTGGTCCTGATTTCAAAGCTGAAGTAGAACGGAACATCAACGCCACGAAGATAGACATTACCAAGACGGTGAATCGATCGCTGGCGGAATTGAGCAGCGACAGTTTCAACAAGATTACTCAGTTGATTCAAGGTGCTTCTAGTCACGGAACGACTCATCTCTACGCGACCATTGCTGATGGCAGATTGGTGATCTCAACCACGCTTTATCCGCCTGATGCAGTCTACAACGGGCTAGGAACGATTACGGGCGCTGTACGTTGGGCAAAAGATAAAGGATATCCAGCGAGTCGAGATTGTAGCTTCTTAAAGATTTCAGCTTCTGTTCAAAGTGCTGAATCTCAGCCGATGACGTTTGAACCTCCAATGAAACGAAACATTGGTCAATTGATTCCACCCCCGGTGTTTCGTGAAACCAACAGTAGCTATGAATGTCACTATACATTGAGCGGTTTACCTTATGACATTGGTTTGCGGTTGGAAGCAACTGGTTCTCCAACAAACTGGGTCGGTAGCACTTTGGTTGTTGGATCTGCACTCCCTAGCAACTGGTCGGGTTGGATTAAGATACAACCCCCTCTCATCAACCCCGGAGATCTGGTTTCTGAGGGAAAAATTCCTTCTGTGGCAGGGCTGCCGAGTACTAATCCGTCTAGGACTGAGTTGAATCCACAACCTTTACCCCCTAGACGCATTGGACGATCGAGTCCTTCTGTGTCAAACCCAGTTCGCTCAATCGATCGCCCCAACATCGTCGTCGATCGCGTCGATCGCGATGCCAGTATCACAGGCACTTCAGCGCTTCTCAACAGAAAAAATCCTTCTGGTCGTGGAAGCGTCTCAGAGATTGATTTTGATTTAAGCTTTGGTTCTGGTACTTCGCCCGTTATTCATTGA
- a CDS encoding unknown protein (similar to AA sequence:cyanobase_aa:asl7669): MTPEDQQALNAHVQAIAKILYNDADKSQITNLAEIEAMVRTQVQQHVTPGLGSFLSQQLPPQLKATRDG; the protein is encoded by the coding sequence ATGACTCCTGAAGACCAACAAGCGCTGAATGCCCATGTTCAAGCGATTGCAAAAATCTTGTACAACGATGCTGACAAAAGCCAGATAACGAATTTGGCAGAAATCGAAGCGATGGTGCGAACTCAAGTGCAACAGCACGTCACACCAGGATTAGGGAGTTTTTTATCACAGCAGTTACCGCCACAACTGAAGGCTACCCGCGACGGTTGA
- a CDS encoding hypothetical protein (similar to AA sequence:cyanobase_aa:Cyan7425_5027), whose translation MSPYLEACCLRASATVSYARAERDIAVYTGMRVSAKTQQRLVQRQPWEELEPEAPEPILEISIDGGNVKLTSGTQDEPDWRQYKAVRINGKGESRAWFQDNEALVATVSARPMAEVVVCLGDGHDGIWNLHQQIVALSEQRIEILDWYHLKENLFKLSSDEIDREQIEAQLWKGDVSAALAQLAACPSDEAERFCNYLLKHQHRIVNYDYYAAEELCSIGSGAVESLVKQIDQRLQIVGGRWKAEHIPKVLAQRCAYLNEQLNPTTSILSRR comes from the coding sequence ATGAGTCCTTACTTGGAAGCGTGCTGTTTGAGAGCGAGTGCAACGGTTTCCTATGCCCGCGCAGAACGAGACATCGCGGTGTATACAGGAATGCGCGTCAGCGCCAAAACGCAACAACGATTAGTCCAGCGACAACCGTGGGAAGAACTTGAACCCGAAGCGCCAGAGCCGATTCTGGAAATCAGTATTGATGGCGGCAATGTGAAGTTAACCAGTGGCACTCAAGACGAACCGGACTGGCGACAGTACAAAGCCGTTCGCATCAATGGCAAGGGAGAAAGTCGAGCTTGGTTTCAGGACAATGAGGCATTGGTCGCAACAGTGAGCGCGCGTCCGATGGCAGAGGTCGTTGTCTGTCTGGGCGATGGACACGACGGCATCTGGAACTTGCATCAGCAGATCGTCGCGTTGAGCGAGCAACGGATTGAGATTCTCGATTGGTATCATCTCAAGGAGAACTTGTTCAAGTTATCGAGCGACGAAATCGACCGAGAACAGATAGAAGCTCAGTTATGGAAAGGAGATGTGAGCGCTGCTCTAGCCCAATTAGCGGCGTGTCCCTCCGATGAGGCAGAGCGGTTTTGCAACTATCTGCTGAAGCATCAACATCGGATTGTGAACTACGACTACTACGCGGCTGAGGAGCTATGTTCGATTGGGTCAGGAGCCGTGGAATCGTTGGTCAAACAAATTGATCAACGGTTGCAGATTGTTGGAGGTCGGTGGAAAGCGGAGCATATTCCGAAAGTGCTGGCACAACGCTGTGCTTATCTCAATGAGCAACTGAATCCCACGACATCTATTCTCTCAAGAAGGTGA
- a CDS encoding O-methyltransferase family 2 (similar to AA sequence:cyanobase_aa:Cyan7425_2963) — translation MQTTHSPVTPDRLMQFVFGYAPPLMIEAAIEHRVFDVLDEGAKTVEQLSQATGASIRGLRILLDALVALEFLARDAEQQYKLTPESAAFLVSTKPSFQGGLFRHTSHQLLPKWLELTEIVRTGKPAMAVNHEAVGTEFFQQFVNDIFPLSYPAAQVLAEVLQVAQTQSSMRVLDLAAGAGVWGITIAQASPQVYVSAIDWAGVIPVTQGNIDRLGLSDRVKCIAGDLLTTDFGTAYDLAILGHILHSEGEIRSRQLLKKVFEALAPGGTIAIAEWLMNDDRTGPANAAIFAVNMLVNSEEGDTYSFGEINSWLTQIGFINARTIEAPGPSPLILAMKPH, via the coding sequence ATGCAAACGACTCATTCACCTGTGACACCGGATCGTTTAATGCAATTTGTGTTTGGCTATGCACCCCCTTTAATGATCGAAGCCGCGATCGAACATCGTGTCTTTGATGTTTTAGATGAAGGTGCGAAAACTGTCGAGCAACTGAGTCAAGCAACTGGAGCCTCGATTCGTGGATTAAGAATTTTATTGGATGCGTTAGTTGCTCTAGAATTTTTAGCTAGAGATGCAGAACAGCAATACAAGCTCACTCCTGAAAGTGCCGCTTTTTTGGTCAGTACAAAACCGAGTTTTCAGGGGGGGCTGTTTCGCCATACCAGTCACCAACTACTCCCCAAATGGTTGGAGCTAACTGAAATTGTCCGCACGGGCAAGCCTGCAATGGCAGTCAATCACGAAGCAGTGGGGACTGAGTTCTTTCAGCAGTTCGTCAATGATATTTTTCCGCTGAGCTATCCAGCGGCGCAAGTACTCGCTGAAGTGTTGCAGGTGGCTCAGACACAATCTTCAATGCGTGTGCTCGATTTGGCGGCAGGAGCAGGCGTTTGGGGAATTACGATCGCGCAAGCATCTCCCCAAGTCTATGTGAGCGCGATCGATTGGGCAGGTGTAATTCCTGTGACTCAAGGAAATATTGATCGTTTGGGATTGAGCGATCGCGTGAAGTGCATTGCTGGGGATCTGCTTACGACGGATTTCGGAACAGCCTATGATCTCGCCATACTGGGACATATTTTGCATAGTGAAGGAGAAATTCGGAGCCGTCAATTGCTGAAGAAAGTATTTGAGGCATTAGCGCCGGGTGGAACGATCGCGATCGCGGAATGGCTGATGAATGACGATCGGACGGGACCCGCTAACGCCGCGATTTTCGCGGTCAATATGTTGGTAAATTCCGAGGAGGGAGACACCTACTCGTTTGGTGAAATCAATAGTTGGCTGACTCAAATTGGTTTTATCAATGCGCGGACTATCGAAGCTCCGGGTCCATCACCGCTGATTCTCGCGATGAAACCCCATTAA